From Triticum urartu cultivar G1812 chromosome 2, Tu2.1, whole genome shotgun sequence, a single genomic window includes:
- the LOC125541120 gene encoding uncharacterized protein LOC125541120, whose product METAEEPYAYASDSSASHTGADAPASNPGAAAGARKRKAPAATARKPRKQQAQEPIQIPVYYGRTKEFYGVQGDDLVDSSYISPGVKDCAHVIGQLPLQPQSMSLVDLQLWIFKLFRLHPETQALSIKGFIKQRKTDLFDDFEPGWYMEYCPWDTRYFQTDKCWSAFANKLKRKRNATQKFMLYAECSEIKHYGILLKAVHDDYSQLARVVFPGTKCLTTSNFRFLRLVEDLSMTPKEIIAYLAEHYGEQMNPPEAWRARQKALEREFGIFYDSHNFAPRLLKDITCKTPWGFVDIKDAEVAGCSNFRVLHRIFWAFGQCVQAFNHCRPVLCIKGTPLCGKYQEVLLTAIALDANGYSIPVACAVVEGETEESWMWFLRNLEQAVRHPSDVCIIHDYKRELIDAIEDFLSSDQQQWRKVESRWCMEHLAEDFFAYFGDKNLVLMFKKLCQQRRLNKFVKIWKELDELTTKYTSEREGGPSEEMQQELVQHDEADLEAQSPCNRPDSVDSEEEGDHANENEGKVTKFSDWIRLKPMEKRSLVHDTKGARYGIMGADISNIYKNDPVLKGITCLPLSAIVEVTFLRLVEHFKNTSAAANEAIGNPSMNFPERVQDDMNSKMEKSKMHRVICLDTKNRNVFQEKQFRNFTVQSRQKNEVVHLKSESISKFGESTIQESATCSCNKPQLLHRPCTHVIAVCCQIGVSTATYMSPYYSLAYLGSIWSGKFDEYKISQGYRNITPFECNTTTWIPDKMLECGLPVFVTSDCLETVADESEQQHNTGNGSTEDNQGTTTRTEEPNEI is encoded by the exons ATGGAGACGGCGGAGGAACCCTACGCCTACGCCTCCGACTCTTCCGCCTCCCATACCGGCGCCGACGCCCCCGCCTCCAACCCG GGTGCCGCCGCCGGAGCGAGGAAGCGGAAGGCCCCGGCAGCCACGGCGAGGAAGCCTCGGAAGCAGCAG GCTCAAGAACCCATTCAGATCCCTGTATACTATGGACGAACCAAAGAGTTTTATGGCGTGCAAGGCGATGATTTAGTTGATTCTTCATACATTTCTCCTGGAGTAAAAGATTGTGCACACGTTATCGGCCAACTACCACTGCAGCCGCAGTCCATGTCGTTGGTAGATCTGCAACTCTGGATCTTTAAGCTGTTCCGGCTCCATCCAGAAACACAAGCTCTCTCTATTAAGGGGTTCATCAAACAACGGAAAACTGACTTGTTCGACGACTTCGAACCTGGCTGGTATATGGAGTACTGCCCGTGGGACACACGCTATTTTCAAACTGACAAGTGCTGGAGTGCCTTTGCCAATAAGTTAAAGCGGAAAAGGAATGCGACACAAAAGTTCATGTTGTATGCAGAATGCTCTGAGATCAAGCACTATGGTATTTTGCTCAAAGCCGTGCACGATGATTACTCTCAGCTGGCAAGGGTTGTGTTTCCTGGGACGAAATGCCTGACAACTTCTAACTTCCGTTTCCTCCGCCTAGTGGAAGACCTGTCAATGACACCTAAGGAAATTATAGCTTATCTCGCAGAACACTATGGCGAGCAGATGAACCCCCCTGAGGCGTGGAGGGCCAGACAGAAGGCTCTGGAGCGGGAGTTTGGTATATTTTACGATTCACACAACTTTGCCCCAAGGTTACTTAAGGACATAACATGTAAAACCCCTTGGGGTTTTGTAGACATCAAGGATGCAGAGGTTGCAGGATGTAGCAACTTTCGAGTCCTCCACCGTATATTTTGGGCTTTTGGGCAGTGTGTGCAGGCCTTCAATCATTGTCGCCCTGTGCTATGCATTAAAGGCACACCACTATGCGGGAAATACCAAGAGGTGTTGCTGACTGCTATAGCATTAGATGCTAATGGTTACTCCATTCCAGTAGCATGTGCCGTCGTTGAGGGGGAGACCGAGGAAAGCTGGATGTGGTTTCTTAGGAATTTGGAGCAAGCAGTGAGGCATCCATCGGATGTTTGCATTATACATGACTACAAAAGAGAGTTGATCGATGCTATAGAGGACTTTCTAAGTTCCGACCAACAACAATGGCGGAAAGTAGAAAGCCGGTGGTGCATGGAACACCTTGCCGAAGACttctttgcatattttggtgacAAGAACCTGGTGTTGATGTTCAAGAAACTTTGTCAGCAGAGGCGACTAAATAAGTTTGTTAAAATCTGGAAGGAGCTCGACGAGTTGACAACAAAATATACATCAGAGAGAGAAGGTGGTCCTAGTGAGGAAATGCAGCAAGAGTTAGTCCAGCATGATGAGGCAGACCTGGAGGCACAAAGCCCATGCAACCGACCTGATTCAGTGGACTCTGAGGAGGAAGGAGATCATGCCAATGAAAACGAAGGAAAGGTAACAAAGTTTTCTGACTGGATCCGTCTGAAACCAATGGAGAAGCGGTCACTGGTGCATGACACAAAGGGAGCTAGGTACGGCATCATGGGCGCTGATATATCAAATATATACAAGAATGACCCTGTATTGAAAGGGATAACATGCCTTCCGCTCAGTGCGATAGTGGAGGTGACATTTCTGCGCTTGGTAGAGCACTTCAAAAACACAAGTGCTGCAGCAAATGAAGCAATTGGCAACCCATCAATGAACTTTCCTGAACGGGTCCAGGATGACATGAATTCAAAAATGGAGAAATCCAAGATGCATCGCGTGATTTGCCTAGACACCAAAAACAGAAATGTTTTCCAGGAGAAACAGTTTCGGAATTTTACAGTTCAATCGAGGCAGAAGAATGAGGTTGTTCACCTGAAATCGGAAAGCATAAGTAAGTTTGGCGAATCCACAATACAAGAAAGTGCCACCTGTTCATGCAACAAACCACAGCTGCTTCACAGGCCCTGCACTCATGTCATCGCCGTCTGTTGTCAGATTGGGGTTAGCACTGCTACATACATGTCTCCATACTACAGCCTGGCCTACCTAGGTAGTATCTGGAGTGGAAAATTTGATGAATATAAGATCTCACAGGGTTACAGAAATATCACGCCATTTGAATGCAACACAACAACTTGGATCCCAGACAAAATGTTGGAGTGTGGTCTTCCTGTTTTTGTAACATCAGACTGCCTAGAAACTGTTGCGGATGAGTCAGAGCAACAACACAACACTGGAAATGGATCAACTGAAGACAATCAAGGAACGACAACACGCACTGAAGAACCTAATGAGATTTAA